One Eurosta solidaginis isolate ZX-2024a chromosome 5, ASM4086904v1, whole genome shotgun sequence DNA segment encodes these proteins:
- the LOC137234052 gene encoding very long chain fatty acid elongase F-like has translation MLGVLGSVYEFLTKPSEVYEAYNYLPYHGAILPVILVDISFVLFVFRIGPWFMRNREPYNLKRILLIYNVTQIIFNLIMVGLSARLILIYYQNRGLACIEQLPYDHPQKSFEIFCGLLYLGNKFLDYSETIFMVLRKSFKQITFLHVYHHIMMTSFVFLFIYTQGSGGHSSTVAMINALVHSIMYIYYLMSSLNENMKKSLWWKKYITQIQLIQFIIDFIHQLWPLVFVPDCRIPKVWSCIALTQATLMTYLFGNFYIKSYIRNPKAKKVAEKQT, from the exons ATGTTAGGCGTATTGGGCAGTGTTTAcgagtttttaacaaaacccagTGAAGTATACGAAG cttATAATTATTTACCATACCATGGCGCAATATTACCAGTTATTCTTGTTGATATCTCCTTCGTGCTATTCGTCTTCCGCATCGGACCATGGTTTATGCGAAATCGTGAACCCTACAATCTCAAACGTATTCTGTTGATCTACAATGTAACACAAATTATATTCAACTTAATTATGGTTGGATTG agCGCTCGTTTAATTCTTATCTATTATCAAAACCGCGGTTTAGCATGCATTGAACAACTACCCTATGACCATCCACAAAAATCatttgaaatattttgtggtTTATTATATCTTGGCAATAAGTTTCTTGATTATAGTGAAACGATATTTATGGTATTACGTAAAAGTTTTAAACAAATCACTTTCCTGCATGTTTATCATCATATAATGATGACGTCCTTTGTATTCCTTTTTATCTACACACAAGGATCTGGTGGGCATTCGAGTACTGTGGCAATGATAAATGCTCTCGTACATTCAATaatgtatatttattatttgatGAGTTCACTGAATGAGAATATGAAAAAATCATTATGGTGGAAAAAGTATATAACACAAATTCAATTAATACAATTTATAATTGATTTTATACATCAACTGTGGCCGTTGGTATTTGTTCCCGATTGTCGAATACCGAAAGTATGGAGCTGTATTGCATTGACACAGGCAACACTTATGACTTATCTTTTTGGCAATTTCTATATAAAATCTTACATACGAAACCCAAAAGCGAAAAAAGTTGCAGAGAAGCAAACTTAA
- the LOC137254401 gene encoding very long chain fatty acid elongase F-like, translating into MISYLGYFYPQIINESLSSGTGPGIWKTSTIVPIEKVNNTIKAEELRPTNTLASDEKILELAYLFSQNYHSTGKDALVLRESMEIMAGVLKSAFDFLTSPSEVPEAYKYLPYHGALLPLVLINIAFVLFCFRIGPWLMRNREPYNLKRVIRFYNIFQIIYNLVMFSMSCRLILVYIKSPRGFGCIEQLPYDHPFKNFEMLGGYLYLINKFLDYTETVFFILRKSYKQVTFLHVYHHVMISTYVFLYLSFQGTGGHAALAPMMNTLIHTIMYTYYLMSSLDGNIKKSLWWKKYITQIQLLQFVVGTIHQMLPLFNDCPFPKFWIYANLFQGVFLLYLFGNFYINIYIKSPKNKRIKEKKLL; encoded by the exons ATGATATCATATTTAGGATACTTCTATCcgcaaatcataaatgaaagtttaagtagtggcacAGGTCCAGGTATTTGGAAAACTTCTACCATTGTGCCAATCGAAAAAGTTAATAACACAATCAAAGCAGAGGAGTTACGTCCGACAAATACACTGGCCagtgatgaaaagattttagaacttgcg TATTTGTTTTCACAAAACTATCACTCGACTGGAAAAGACGCGTTAGTTTTACGCGAAAGCATGGAAATTATGGCTGGTGTATTAAAGAGTGCGTTTGACTTTTTAACAAGTCCCAGTGAGGTACCAGAAG CCTATAAATATTTGCCATACCATGGTGCACTTCTTCCGTTGGTACTTATCAATATTGCCTTTGTCTTATTCTGTTTTCGTATCGGTCCATGGTTGATGCGAAATCGTGAGCCCTACAATCTTAAACGTGTAATCAgattttataatatatttcaaattatatataaCTTGGTCATGTTCTCAATG AGTTGCCGTTTAATTTTGGTTTATATAAAATCACCGCGCGGTTTTGGCTGCATTGAACAACTCCCATATGAtcacccatttaaaaattttgaaatgcttGGCGGTTATTTATACCTCATCAATAAATTTTTGGATTATACGGAAACAGTATTTTTCATATTACGCAAAAGTTACAAACAAGTAACATTTCTACACGTTTACCATCACGTAATGATAAGCACCTACGTATTCCTCTATCTCAGTTTCCAAGGCACTGGTGGACATGCTGCATTGGCTCCCATGATGAATACCCTTATACATAcgattatgtatacatattatttgATGAGTTCGTTGGATGGGAATATAAAGAAATCTTTATGGTGGAAAAAGTATATAACACAAATACAACTGCTGCAATTTGTCGTGGGTACTATCCATCAAATGCTTCCTCTATTCAATGATTGTCCATTCCCAAAATTTTGGATTTATGCTAATTTGTTTCAAGgcgtttttttgctttatttatttggtaatttttatataaatatatatatcaaatcACCAAAGAATAAGAGAATAAAAGAGAAGAAATTATTATAA